From a region of the Nitrospira sp. genome:
- a CDS encoding tyrosinase family protein, with protein sequence MAVTRPNLLTNAVARQQYARGVNLLKQEFPGPTTSSLGIPGPSTPVSTYDLFVVWHHTAMMTMTPPDQGDRNAAHRGPVFFPWHRFMLIQLELNLQRVLNDATFGLPYWDWATDGQRTAAQQRRSRVWRASAMGGTGTPVRTGPFRFRSGNPTSFRVRIEADENGQLAQSNRGLSRALGSFIQTLPDKTDTEGVLALTPYDTPNWDTTSAGFRNRSEGWAPPDAPALHNRVHVWVGGDMLPSTSPNDPVFYMNHCNIDRLWEAWLTEHGRTYRPLQSAPAFLQGHRINDEMSSLISAPMTPADMLDVRSIYVYDSIEV encoded by the coding sequence ATGGCTGTCACGCGACCCAATCTGTTGACGAATGCCGTGGCTAGACAACAGTACGCGCGAGGGGTCAATCTTCTGAAACAAGAGTTTCCCGGACCGACAACCTCGAGTCTGGGTATCCCCGGTCCGTCGACACCTGTGAGCACATATGACCTCTTTGTGGTGTGGCATCACACGGCCATGATGACGATGACGCCGCCGGACCAAGGGGATCGAAATGCCGCTCACCGCGGCCCCGTGTTTTTCCCCTGGCATCGCTTCATGCTGATTCAGCTGGAGCTCAATCTTCAACGGGTGTTAAACGACGCGACGTTCGGTTTGCCCTACTGGGATTGGGCCACCGATGGACAGCGCACGGCAGCGCAGCAGCGACGATCACGAGTTTGGCGAGCCAGTGCAATGGGAGGGACGGGTACTCCCGTGCGGACCGGACCCTTCCGGTTTAGGTCCGGGAACCCTACCAGTTTTCGCGTGCGAATCGAAGCGGATGAAAACGGACAGCTGGCGCAGAGCAATCGGGGATTGTCTCGCGCGCTGGGCTCGTTTATTCAAACTCTACCCGACAAAACCGACACGGAAGGTGTGCTCGCGTTGACGCCATATGACACGCCAAATTGGGACACCACCTCGGCGGGGTTCCGTAATCGATCTGAAGGATGGGCACCGCCCGATGCGCCGGCTTTGCATAATCGCGTACACGTGTGGGTTGGCGGGGACATGTTGCCGTCTACCTCGCCCAATGACCCCGTCTTCTATATGAATCACTGCAATATCGATCGTCTGTGGGAGGCCTGGCTGACTGAGCATGGACGAACGTACCGTCCACTCCAGAGCGCACCGGCCTTCTTACAAGGACATCGGATCAACGATGAGATGTCTTCGTTAATCTCGGCACCGATGACACCGGCCGACATGCTCGATGTACGGTCTATTTATGTCTATGACTCGATTGAAGTGTAG
- a CDS encoding NnrS family protein produces the protein MSSKEIPIASQPVVPAAQGDEKPTFPPYDGPAFLSYGFRPFFLGAALFAGLAVLAWVALFAGRVQVDFLYPPREWHVHEMLFGYLPALIAGFLLTAMPNWTDRMPLRGVPLLMLFLLWLGGRLLIVFPWAGASIAAAVDGAFLVALAAYVWREIVAARTWDRAPIGVLVSFYACANILFHLSALRAAPTDFPERLALSVMTLMLTIIGGRLTPTFTREFLSERNISELPEVFTPVDGIAIALVLAGAVTWIIQPESLLAGVMLIVAGMASLGRLLRWTGWKTWPEPLVLILHVGYGWVGLFLVVLGASILGLGLSTANAVHLLTTGAMGTMTLAVMTRASLGHTGRPRHADRLTVAIYLMINLGALLRIFAPNPDTPTALTHAMMGLSALSWGGAYLLFALHYGPFLVRPSLDE, from the coding sequence ATGTCATCGAAAGAAATTCCAATCGCCAGTCAACCAGTGGTGCCCGCGGCTCAAGGGGACGAGAAACCGACATTTCCGCCCTACGACGGGCCGGCGTTCTTGTCGTACGGGTTTCGACCCTTCTTTCTGGGAGCGGCGCTGTTTGCCGGTCTCGCTGTCCTGGCCTGGGTCGCTCTGTTCGCGGGCCGGGTGCAGGTGGATTTTCTCTATCCTCCGCGCGAATGGCACGTCCACGAGATGCTGTTCGGGTATCTGCCGGCGTTGATCGCGGGATTTTTGTTGACGGCTATGCCCAACTGGACCGACCGTATGCCGCTCAGGGGCGTGCCGTTGCTCATGCTGTTCCTGCTGTGGCTGGGAGGGCGACTGCTGATCGTGTTCCCGTGGGCGGGTGCGTCTATAGCTGCAGCGGTTGACGGAGCCTTTCTGGTCGCGCTGGCCGCCTACGTGTGGCGGGAGATTGTTGCCGCGCGAACGTGGGATCGCGCGCCGATCGGGGTGTTGGTGAGTTTCTATGCCTGTGCCAATATCCTCTTCCACCTATCGGCATTGCGCGCCGCGCCCACGGATTTTCCTGAGCGTCTCGCCCTGTCGGTCATGACGCTGATGTTGACGATCATCGGCGGACGTCTCACGCCCACCTTCACGCGCGAGTTCTTGAGTGAACGCAACATATCCGAGCTGCCGGAGGTGTTTACTCCGGTGGATGGGATTGCGATCGCCCTGGTGCTCGCGGGTGCCGTCACCTGGATTATTCAGCCGGAGAGCCTCTTGGCAGGAGTCATGCTCATCGTGGCTGGGATGGCGAGTCTGGGGCGATTGCTGCGCTGGACCGGGTGGAAGACCTGGCCAGAGCCATTGGTGTTGATTCTCCACGTAGGCTACGGATGGGTGGGACTGTTTTTGGTAGTCCTTGGCGCATCGATTCTGGGGCTTGGGTTGTCAACTGCCAACGCGGTCCATCTTCTCACCACCGGGGCGATGGGCACGATGACGTTGGCGGTGATGACCCGAGCAAGCCTTGGCCACACGGGACGACCACGACATGCCGATCGGCTCACCGTCGCGATCTACCTGATGATCAATCTCGGGGCCTTGCTCCGCATCTTTGCTCCGAACCCCGACACTCCCACGGCGCTGACCCATGCAATGATGGGCTTGTCGGCGCTTAGCTGGGGTGGAGCATATCTTCTCTTTGCCCTTCATTATGGCCCCTTCCTTGTCCGGCCGAGCCTGGATGAGTAG
- a CDS encoding recombinase family protein: MQAAVYARKSTEQTGVAAEARSVTRQIENAKAYAEKKGWTVSDNHVFVDDGVSGAEFVKRPGFLRLMNALKPHAPFQVLVMSEESRLGREAIQVGYAFKQIVDAGVQVFFYLTDQERKLDSATDKMLLALTNFASEFEREKASQRTHDAMLRKAKSLYVTGNKIYGYDNFPVYGTDRNADGTLRRQHVVRKINSEQSPVVVQIFERYASGFGLAAIAKSLNEDRVAPPMGGPLGWCPTAIRELLRRDLYRGIVWWNRTQTIQRGGTRKRRQRPESDWIRLEAPELRIVSDVLWEQVEARRRKNAAAYQREAQGRLVARPTGEDQHSAYLLSSIAKCVTCGGSIVAIKKGPQGQSGKTVYRCSYYHKRGPAICTNAVSIRQDLLDSAILHAMNEAIDDRVLTASVARALEKLRAKQDRFPDQHTALLRELSLIETRLHHLVELVATGQGTPTVVHSLHREEARKLALTKELEHLQELATTLSLDQKRLTKRLQEELGSLPSLFGRHVDLSRQMLRKLLDGHILCEPILEEGKPGYRFTATGTFDRLLTGASLINRGGGGEGS, translated from the coding sequence ATGCAGGCAGCTGTGTACGCGAGAAAATCCACGGAACAGACCGGCGTAGCCGCCGAGGCCCGCTCAGTCACTCGCCAGATCGAAAACGCCAAGGCCTACGCCGAGAAGAAGGGTTGGACGGTCTCCGACAATCATGTGTTCGTCGATGACGGGGTCAGCGGCGCCGAATTTGTGAAACGGCCCGGATTCTTGCGGCTCATGAACGCCCTCAAGCCCCACGCACCCTTTCAGGTCTTGGTCATGTCCGAGGAATCGCGGCTCGGCCGTGAAGCCATCCAGGTCGGCTATGCCTTCAAGCAGATTGTCGATGCAGGGGTGCAGGTCTTCTTCTATCTCACCGACCAGGAACGGAAGCTTGATAGCGCCACAGACAAGATGCTGCTGGCGCTCACGAACTTCGCCTCCGAGTTTGAACGTGAGAAAGCGAGCCAACGCACTCACGATGCCATGTTGCGCAAGGCCAAAAGCCTTTATGTGACCGGCAATAAAATCTATGGCTACGACAATTTCCCGGTCTATGGCACGGATCGGAATGCGGATGGAACTCTCAGACGCCAGCATGTGGTCCGCAAGATCAATTCTGAGCAATCGCCGGTCGTGGTTCAGATTTTCGAGCGCTATGCGTCCGGGTTTGGCTTGGCCGCCATTGCGAAGAGTCTCAATGAGGATCGTGTTGCCCCACCCATGGGCGGACCTCTGGGGTGGTGTCCAACGGCTATCCGGGAACTTCTTCGGCGGGACCTCTATCGGGGCATCGTGTGGTGGAACCGAACACAGACGATCCAACGCGGTGGCACGAGGAAGCGGCGCCAACGTCCAGAATCAGACTGGATTCGCCTTGAAGCGCCTGAACTGCGTATCGTCTCGGATGTGTTGTGGGAACAGGTTGAAGCCAGGCGAAGAAAGAACGCAGCCGCCTACCAACGTGAAGCGCAAGGAAGGCTCGTGGCCCGTCCCACCGGCGAGGACCAGCACAGCGCCTATCTCTTGAGCAGCATCGCCAAGTGTGTGACGTGCGGCGGATCCATCGTAGCTATCAAGAAGGGGCCCCAGGGTCAGTCCGGAAAGACCGTTTACCGGTGTTCGTATTATCATAAGCGCGGCCCTGCGATCTGTACGAATGCGGTCTCAATCCGTCAAGACCTGCTTGATTCCGCCATCCTACACGCCATGAACGAGGCCATTGATGATCGGGTCCTCACAGCCTCCGTCGCCCGGGCATTAGAGAAGCTTCGAGCCAAACAAGATCGCTTTCCCGACCAGCACACGGCCCTACTCCGCGAGCTGTCTCTGATCGAGACTCGCCTTCACCACCTGGTGGAATTAGTCGCAACCGGCCAGGGAACTCCGACCGTCGTGCACTCCCTTCATCGCGAGGAGGCACGGAAGCTCGCACTCACCAAGGAACTTGAGCATCTTCAAGAGCTAGCCACCACCCTCTCTCTGGATCAAAAGCGGCTTACGAAGCGCTTACAGGAGGAGCTGGGCAGTCTCCCGTCGTTATTCGGGCGACATGTCGATCTTTCCCGCCAGATGCTCCGAAAGCTCCTGGATGGGCATATTCTGTGTGAGCCAATACTGGAGGAGGGGAAGCCCGGCTACCGCTTCACGGCAACCGGGACATTCGATCGCTTGTTGACCGGCGCGAGCCTGATCAACCGTGGTGGTGGAGGCGAGGGGAGTTGA
- the dnaB gene encoding replicative DNA helicase: MLTETPRLQPHDLETEQAILGAVLLDAAALAPAQEILTPGDFYDSRHQRIFQVMSELTQCGEPVDLLTVGDALDRRQELSKIGGRGALAELLTVTASAANIAYHCRIVRDQATRRRLIALAAEINQRAYNKDALEPLLRAAERVLFQAGASDRTWCSLGELTHETADYVDRVHKQKDKLIGIPSGFAAIDSLLGGWQRSDLVIIAARTSMGKTSFVLGSALAAAQSGFHVGVLSLEMSRLQVGLRLHGMGAPIDVHALKTGSLTSEGWWLFANTAQQFEHLPFWIDDSSVLTVEQVAAKDRHLKATKGLDLLIVDYLQLLSLAKAETRQQGIADASRRLKLLAKELDIPVLALSQLSRECERRDDKRPMLSDLRDSGAIEQDADLVLFLYRHEVYVRDTEEKGVAEVLIRKHRNGPVGDRRLRFVDRYARFEDLGIE; this comes from the coding sequence ATGCTAACCGAGACACCGAGACTTCAACCGCACGATCTCGAGACAGAACAAGCCATCCTCGGCGCCGTACTGCTTGATGCGGCCGCTCTGGCGCCGGCTCAGGAGATCCTGACACCCGGAGACTTCTACGACAGCCGGCATCAACGAATCTTTCAGGTCATGAGTGAACTGACCCAGTGTGGGGAACCAGTGGACTTGCTGACCGTCGGGGACGCACTCGACAGAAGACAGGAGCTCTCAAAAATCGGCGGACGCGGAGCTCTCGCCGAACTCCTCACCGTCACGGCCTCAGCCGCCAACATCGCGTATCACTGCCGAATAGTGCGAGATCAAGCAACCCGTCGACGGTTAATTGCCCTAGCCGCGGAGATCAACCAGCGCGCTTACAACAAGGACGCACTCGAGCCTCTCCTGCGAGCGGCGGAACGGGTGCTATTCCAAGCTGGCGCTTCCGATCGCACCTGGTGCTCCCTTGGCGAGCTGACCCACGAAACGGCGGACTACGTTGACAGGGTGCACAAGCAGAAAGACAAGCTCATCGGCATTCCGTCAGGGTTTGCCGCGATCGATTCATTGCTCGGGGGATGGCAGCGTTCCGACCTCGTGATCATCGCGGCCCGCACCAGCATGGGCAAAACCAGCTTCGTCCTGGGTTCAGCCCTTGCCGCGGCTCAATCGGGGTTTCATGTCGGTGTGTTGTCCCTCGAGATGTCTCGGTTGCAGGTTGGGCTTCGGCTTCATGGGATGGGAGCCCCGATCGATGTCCATGCCCTCAAGACTGGATCGCTGACCTCGGAGGGGTGGTGGCTCTTCGCCAATACCGCCCAGCAATTCGAACACCTCCCCTTCTGGATCGATGATTCTTCGGTGCTCACCGTGGAGCAGGTGGCCGCCAAAGACCGACACCTGAAAGCAACGAAGGGTCTGGATCTGCTGATCGTCGATTACCTGCAACTCCTCTCGCTTGCGAAGGCCGAGACGCGGCAGCAAGGCATTGCCGATGCCTCACGGCGGCTCAAGCTACTGGCGAAGGAACTGGATATCCCTGTCCTCGCGCTCTCCCAACTGTCTCGAGAGTGCGAACGACGAGACGACAAGCGCCCCATGCTCTCCGACCTTCGCGATTCTGGCGCCATCGAGCAGGATGCCGACCTCGTGCTGTTTCTGTACCGACACGAAGTGTATGTGCGGGACACTGAGGAGAAGGGGGTCGCCGAGGTTCTTATCCGGAAGCATCGCAATGGGCCCGTCGGCGATCGGCGCCTGCGGTTTGTGGATCGATATGCACGGTTCGAGGATTTAGGGATCGAGTGA
- a CDS encoding helix-turn-helix domain-containing protein, which yields MSEEALVKIKDCARILGMSAHSLYNLAKAGRVPSYSAGGKMRGVRVSVSEVRAALKRPAVQ from the coding sequence ATGAGTGAAGAAGCTTTGGTGAAGATAAAAGACTGCGCGAGAATTCTCGGCATGAGCGCCCACTCGCTCTACAACCTCGCAAAAGCGGGCAGAGTACCGTCCTATTCGGCAGGCGGGAAAATGCGTGGCGTTCGCGTATCAGTCTCTGAAGTTCGAGCTGCATTGAAACGCCCGGCTGTTCAGTAA
- a CDS encoding recombinase family protein, which yields MANRAALAYMRVSTSEQGNKGNGLAAQRETIGRFADAEGFTILDWVEEIETGKGADALTRRPKLAEVLRQARRLKSPVIVSKLDRLSRDVAFIAGLMAERVPFIVADLGPDVDPFVLHLYAALSEKERSMISVRTREALAALKRRGVKLGNPSHRSLCDASRRGAHARQLAADSFARSIRPMILGYRAQGLTLRAAADAMNQSGVPTYRGSGTWTATQLSRIMTRSS from the coding sequence ATGGCAAACCGAGCTGCACTGGCTTACATGAGAGTCTCCACCTCGGAACAGGGAAACAAGGGTAATGGCCTGGCCGCCCAACGAGAGACTATCGGCCGCTTCGCCGACGCCGAGGGTTTCACGATCCTCGACTGGGTGGAAGAGATCGAAACGGGTAAGGGGGCCGACGCCCTGACCAGAAGGCCCAAACTCGCAGAGGTTCTGCGCCAAGCTCGCCGGCTCAAATCCCCAGTCATCGTCTCCAAGCTCGACCGGCTCTCGAGGGACGTGGCCTTTATTGCCGGCTTGATGGCTGAGCGTGTCCCTTTTATAGTCGCAGATCTAGGGCCTGACGTGGATCCGTTCGTGCTGCATCTGTATGCAGCGCTCAGCGAAAAGGAACGCAGTATGATCTCGGTCAGAACTCGCGAGGCGTTAGCCGCATTGAAACGTCGAGGGGTCAAACTCGGCAACCCCTCACATCGAAGCCTGTGTGATGCCTCACGTCGCGGAGCTCATGCGAGACAACTGGCGGCTGACTCCTTTGCTCGTTCGATCAGGCCGATGATCCTGGGTTACAGGGCACAAGGGTTGACCCTTCGTGCTGCGGCTGATGCGATGAACCAAAGCGGCGTGCCGACTTATCGAGGTTCAGGCACCTGGACCGCCACTCAACTCTCACGGATTATGACTCGATCTTCATGA
- a CDS encoding superinfection immunity protein: MEDDLVGNLFTLGKACLYFLPSFIALGRGLRNCITIVVVNLALGWTVIGWGVALFWSLKRGQSERVA, encoded by the coding sequence ATGGAGGATGATCTCGTCGGCAACCTCTTTACCTTGGGGAAGGCGTGCTTGTATTTCCTTCCCTCGTTTATCGCCCTCGGGCGGGGGCTTCGCAACTGCATCACGATTGTGGTCGTGAATCTCGCGTTAGGATGGACGGTGATCGGCTGGGGGGTCGCGTTGTTCTGGTCGTTAAAGCGGGGACAGAGCGAACGCGTAGCCTGA
- a CDS encoding HU family DNA-binding protein, with product MIFGFGKFTVRHKHARPGRNPRTREAITISARRVVTFNASNLFKTEINSPSAEGREGGKEGLLPKGK from the coding sequence ATGATCTTCGGCTTTGGTAAGTTTACAGTCCGACATAAGCACGCTCGCCCAGGACGGAATCCCAGAACACGCGAAGCGATAACGATCTCAGCCCGCCGAGTGGTGACATTTAATGCGAGCAACCTTTTCAAGACGGAAATAAATTCTCCATCGGCAGAAGGCAGGGAAGGCGGAAAAGAAGGGCTTCTGCCGAAGGGGAAGTGA
- a CDS encoding cadherin-like beta sandwich domain-containing protein has protein sequence MSTILISYRREDSADVTGRIYDRLIHEFGRALVFKDVDSIPYGIDFRKYLDEQVAKCEVFLAVIGPNWIRKRGTKGKSKLEDPTDFVRIEVESALKRQIPVIPVLVNGAVIPPADRLPTSIRDLSYRNGIVVRHDPDFHRDMDRLVAYLKLPGVIGASGTTAAQASMSSQLPALRGNNSLAGLAVSPGTLAPAFDANVQSYTVSVANNVGSINVTPTLSDPAATVTVNGQAAISGQARAITLNGPGHGTKITIIVTAQNGNDKTYLVTVSRGVSANNNLQGLAISPGPLAPAFNAGTVGYTVNVGSGVTQFTVTPTLQDTAATMTVNNQATNSGQARTIPLNAAGSSTFINIVVTAQNGAQKAYSVNVMRASLDVNNNLLALMITPGSMNPPFASGTLNYTVDLATDVTEVTVTATKSDSNAVLSGDVPNQGQATIPLDGPGTSKQVSIIVTASNGVSKTYALTVNRAAPASNNNLSALTVTPGTLVPAFAASTTTYTVEVPLSVDSLTVSSTKSDPNAVMSGDVPAGAGVATGQQTFVLTPLVPRSVSITVTALNGDTKTYSVTIVRTLF, from the coding sequence ATGAGCACAATCCTGATCTCATATCGCCGCGAGGATAGTGCCGATGTCACTGGTCGAATCTACGATCGACTCATTCATGAATTTGGCCGAGCGTTGGTGTTTAAGGATGTTGATTCCATCCCTTATGGTATCGATTTTCGAAAATATCTCGACGAGCAGGTGGCCAAGTGCGAGGTGTTCCTCGCCGTGATCGGACCGAATTGGATTAGGAAACGTGGAACCAAAGGCAAGTCTAAACTGGAGGACCCAACAGATTTCGTCCGTATAGAGGTGGAGTCAGCCCTAAAACGACAGATTCCAGTGATTCCGGTCTTGGTGAATGGGGCAGTCATACCGCCTGCTGATCGGCTCCCGACTAGCATTAGGGATCTGTCTTACCGTAACGGAATCGTAGTGCGCCACGATCCGGATTTTCATAGGGATATGGATCGCCTCGTCGCCTACCTGAAACTACCTGGTGTCATCGGTGCTTCGGGCACGACAGCTGCTCAAGCATCAATGTCCAGCCAATTACCCGCTCTAAGGGGGAATAACAGCCTGGCTGGTCTGGCGGTTTCGCCAGGCACTCTGGCTCCCGCATTCGATGCGAACGTGCAAAGCTATACCGTCAGTGTTGCCAACAATGTCGGAAGCATCAATGTCACTCCCACGCTGTCGGATCCTGCTGCAACGGTCACCGTGAATGGACAAGCCGCGATCTCCGGTCAAGCCCGTGCAATCACCCTTAATGGCCCAGGCCATGGCACGAAGATCACGATTATCGTGACCGCCCAGAACGGCAATGACAAAACTTATCTCGTGACTGTAAGCCGCGGAGTGTCCGCCAATAACAACTTGCAAGGTCTAGCCATTTCACCGGGACCGTTGGCCCCGGCCTTCAACGCAGGCACAGTCGGATACACAGTCAACGTAGGAAGCGGCGTGACCCAATTTACGGTGACGCCGACACTGCAAGATACCGCGGCAACCATGACAGTGAATAATCAAGCCACCAACTCCGGGCAGGCTCGAACCATTCCGTTGAATGCGGCCGGATCGAGCACCTTTATCAATATTGTGGTAACCGCCCAGAATGGGGCCCAGAAAGCGTATTCCGTGAACGTCATGCGCGCCTCCTTGGACGTGAATAACAATCTGTTGGCCTTAATGATCACACCAGGCTCCATGAATCCTCCATTTGCTTCGGGAACCTTGAACTACACGGTGGATTTGGCCACTGACGTTACCGAAGTGACCGTGACGGCAACGAAGTCCGATTCGAATGCTGTGCTATCGGGCGATGTGCCCAATCAAGGACAAGCAACTATCCCGCTCGATGGGCCAGGGACAAGCAAACAAGTGTCGATCATCGTGACCGCCTCAAATGGTGTCTCAAAGACGTACGCCCTCACCGTGAATCGCGCAGCGCCTGCAAGTAACAACAACCTGTCGGCACTGACGGTGACACCTGGGACATTAGTTCCTGCCTTTGCTGCGAGCACGACGACCTACACTGTAGAGGTTCCGCTCAGTGTTGATAGCCTGACCGTCTCTTCGACCAAATCTGATCCGAATGCAGTGATGTCCGGGGATGTGCCGGCAGGGGCAGGAGTTGCTACAGGGCAACAGACCTTTGTGCTCACGCCACTGGTGCCGCGATCGGTATCGATCACTGTCACGGCTCTGAACGGTGACACAAAGACATATTCTGTTACCATTGTCCGCACATTGTTCTAA